The DNA region tttttttaattttttttgtttttttaaaaaactatgaaaaaataaagaaagaagaatatttaataaaattattttaaaaaattttttttgtacatgttataaaatatataaatatatgacatttttgaattaattaattttttattttcaaaagaagaaagaaaaattcTCCTTTTAcatcatcattataatatatacatgtataaatatatatatatatatatatatataatatatagattatattaaaaatcAAGATGAATGATATTGTTGAAAGGTACgaattaaaattattgataaatataatattaaataataattataagaatGTAGCTATACAATTGCCTGACTGTATGTTAAAAGATTCTCTTTGTATTATTAATCTTctaaaaaatgaatttcaaaaatataataaagaaataatagTTAATGAAgctataaaaaataatagtaacaaagaaaatgataataatggtagtattaatacaaatgataatgaaTGCTCTCCTTATTGTTGTAAGGAAAAGAAGAATGAGGAGGATATACATACAAatgaaaacaaaaaaaataattggaataatgataaaatgGATGACGATAAAGgcattataaaaaattctgttaatattgataatgtggacaataataatgataataaaatttacaacaataattataataatcatgTAAACCTTTATATTTTGGGTGATACCACTTTAAATGAATGCTGTGAAGATTATGTTAGTGCTGAACATGTTGAAGCAGATTTTTTAGTTCATTATGGAATCTCATGTCAATCATTTATTACACCATTTATTCCTTctatatacatatttaataaaaaaaaaatagaaaataatttttttcttaatatttgtcaatatttaaaaaatgaaaatgttttaaaacaaaataaaacatCCATACTTTTATGTGATACTTCTTATGCACATGTTTTGCCTGAACTGTTCAGGTgtttttttcataaaatagaaaaaaataaaaacatacCTACAgacataaaaaataacaaagAGAAAGAAATTAATGTCTCTTTAAGTTTTTGTcgttataataataaggtaatttataatgtagatgaaaaaatgtatgaaagtaaaacattttataaaaatatagaggataatattaatgaatataataaaaataatttaaaagatgataataatagaaataatgatgattattatgataacaatgaagatgatataatatttacaaatataattgTTTGTCTTTATAGAATAgctaataatataaatggaAAGGTGTGTTATGGTTTctttaataattatgttGAATTCGATATTAATGATAAGATTGaggaaaaatatttatttatgtgtGGACGGTTGGTTTTTAAAgttttttataatatgaaaaatgacataattgtttataaaattattgagaaaaaaaaagaggaaatgcaaataaataaacattaTGGAGAAGATgatttaattaataataacaatatgaatctgtttatattttcttctgATAGTAAAGATTTTTTAAATAGATGTTTGttagaatataataattgtaatgatatatatatatatgatataaaagatatatttataaaagataCAAGAAAAATACTTGATAAGgttttattaaaaagatattCATTAATAGAAAAATGTAAACAAGTTAATAATGTTGGTATATTGATAACAAATGTtaatttacaaaaaaatatagaaataagaatgttaattaattatattttaagaaaaaataaaaaaaaatgttttactattgttacaaataaattaaatgCTGCTAAGTTAgaaaatttttatgatattgaaatatatatattattaacatgtcctgaaaataatttattagAGTTAAAAgatttttcaaaaaaaattattaatcCATATGAATTCTTTATAgcatataattatatagaaTGGGAAGGAAAATATCTATTCGatttttttcaattattaaatatttcttctataaaaaaagaatatcaagctatacataaaaataaatattttttatggAATATAGATAATGAATTTTGCAGTTTAAAAAATcatgataatgataataaggatgaaaaacaaaatctagttcaacaaaataattcaaTACTAGAAAAGTATGATCATTTAATAGATACTAATTTATCTATATCAATACAAGatcaaaaaaattttataacaCGCTTTCAAGAAGATTCTCAAATGTGTACgtattttttcaatttattaaaagaaaatgataaaagAGAATACAAAGGTGTTGatatgaattataatattgaCCACGTCCCACATATAGTAAAAGGATTTGATGGAATAGCACAAAAATATGATACTGATGTCAAGCACTTAAAGAACAATAACACGAATTAAGCCTGaggtttttttttttttttttataaatatataacatatatgtGTACGTTAGCATGTGTGTTATAACCAAGGGTAGTTTTTAAAAGATTTCCCTTgaatgaataaaaaaaaaaaaaaaaatacacacatatatatatatatatatatatatatatttatttatttattaatttttttttttttttttttttttttttaaataatatctTGGTCACATTAAAATAAgcattataatatatatatatatatatatatttatttatttatttatttattatttatttttttgttgaATTTTATAAGTCGGTATTAAACtttgaaattttttttataaaagttatgaaatatgatatatataatatgaaatatatcatttgacctataataaatatattttttatacatattaatgtatttaaaaaaaatctcacaaaaataaacaaataaataaataaatatatatatatatatatatatatatatatatatatatattttatttttattttcaatatgAAAGATATTgctcttttttttttaccgCTAGGATTAATATTATCCTTCTTACTACTAAGTGGTGTTGCAATGTTTCAACGCTTGGCTATATTTCTTCAAAAGAAGAGTATAAGTTTTCAACTATCATctcataaaataaatatatcaatatcGTCCATTATTTCTTTCTATGCGTTATTAAGATTATTATGTACTACAAttgaattaaataatatgaatgtTGAGAAAGAAAACTATGAAAACATAACATCTCTTAACTACAATAGGtcttatttaaaaaaagtaaGACTTCAAAGAAATTTCTggatattattattatgttctATAACATggatattttatataagaTTTACTTATcttcttatatattatcGTGAGAAGGTAAAAGAAAGTGATGAGCAATATGAAAAGGTTTTAGAGACTAAAGAACAGAATCAAGATcataagaaaaaaaattataacGAAGAAGAAATAACAAAACATATGAAACAAGATAAGGATGATGTAACATCtttgaaaaattataatgacATGTCAACAAATAATGATGAGACCCCACGAAGTGCAGCATCAGAAGAGTGTGAACATTTTAAAGAGAAGTCAACTCTTCTAAATAAGGATCTTAAAATGTCTGGCATAAGACAAAGGAAATAACATTGTGCAGTCAAAATGTTGTAAACAAATTAAgacatatatgtataatatatatataatatatatatatatattatatatatatatatattttttattttttttatatggttaaaaatcaaaatgaataattccataaaatgaaaaaattaaaaacttatattttttttttaaattaacaatatattattataacataaaaatataaaaatataaaaatatatatgaatatatttaaatatatatatcaatatatatattccatATATACCACATgttacatataaatttgtATATTAGCATCTGCTTTTCcatattatatttcctttttttatcatGGAGGATGTGCCAGACTTGTATGCTGAAgtctatattttttcaacAAGTTATCTCTAATATCATCTTGTTCTTGTGAATGTGTATTAAAATGATTAAGATgcattttattatttatgtgtatatCTTTTGTTTTATCGATAAGATCAGATAgtttttcattttcttgTATTTCAATTAATTCattaataattcttttttcttcttctatTAACCATAAAggtttaatatatttaactATACAACCTTTAgatttcattttttctaaGAAGTGTATCATATCAAGATTTGGTCTAGCAGTTTTTGGTAGTATATCGAATTTGTATGGTTTAATATGTGCTCTTAAATTAACTCTTTccatataaataatagtaaCAGATCCTCCaactttttttataacatcTATAGATGATTGATCAGCATGAGAGACTTCAATATCTATTTTATATGGAAAAGGATaatcattaatattaaaaagttTTACTCCATTTTTTACTTTAATACATTTTGAATCATGTAAATGTCTTTGTGTTATTACAAAGCGT from Plasmodium gaboni strain SY75 chromosome 14, whole genome shotgun sequence includes:
- a CDS encoding putative diphthamide synthesis protein, which encodes MNDIVERYELKLLINIILNNNYKNVAIQLPDCMLKDSLCIINLLKNEFQKYNKEIIVNEAIKNNSNKENDNNGSINTNDNECSPYCCKEKKNEEDIHTNENKKNNWNNDKMDDDKGIIKNSVNIDNVDNNNDNKIYNNNYNNHVNLYILGDTTLNECCEDYVSAEHVEADFLVHYGISCQSFITPFIPSIYIFNKKKIENNFFLNICQYLKNENVLKQNKTSILLCDTSYAHVLPELFRCFFHKIEKNKNIPTDIKNNKEKEINVSLSFCRYNNKVIYNVDEKMYESKTFYKNIEDNINEYNKNNLKDDNNRNNDDYYDNNEDDIIFTNIIVCLYRIANNINGKVCYGFFNNYVEFDINDKIEEKYLFMCGRLVFKVFYNMKNDIIVYKIIEKKKEEMQINKHYGEDDLINNNNMNLFIFSSDSKDFLNRCLLEYNNCNDIYIYDIKDIFIKDTRKILDKVLLKRYSLIEKCKQVNNVGILITNVNLQKNIEIRMLINYILRKNKKKCFTIVTNKLNAAKLENFYDIEIYILLTCPENNLLELKDFSKKIINPYEFFIAYNYIEWEGKYLFDFFQLLNISSIKKEYQAIHKNKYFLWNIDNEFCSLKNHDNDNKDEKQNLVQQNNSILEKYDHLIDTNLSISIQDQKNFITRFQEDSQMCTYFFNLLKENDKREYKGVDMNYNIDHVPHIVKGFDGIAQKYDTDVKHLKNNNTN
- a CDS encoding hypothetical protein (conserved Plasmodium protein, unknown function); translation: MKDIALFFLPLGLILSFLLLSGVAMFQRLAIFLQKKSISFQLSSHKINISISSIISFYALLRLLCTTIELNNMNVEKENYENITSLNYNRSYLKKVRLQRNFWILLLCSITWIFYIRFTYLLIYYREKVKESDEQYEKVLETKEQNQDHKKKNYNEEEITKHMKQDKDDVTSLKNYNDMSTNNDETPRSAASEECEHFKEKSTLLNKDLKMSGIRQRK